Genomic window (Croceicoccus sp. Ery15):
GCGGGAAAATATTCGGGGCGTGTCCGATTGCCAAATCAGCCCCTCATCCGACCGACGGACAGCGCGGATCGAGTCGGGCGGCACCTGCACCGCGCGTCTGCCAGCTTCCGTCGGGCGCCTGGTATTTTTCGCCCGCACTGGTGCGCGCGATCAGGATGCACCCTTGCGCGAATGCGAATTCCTCGATTGTCACGCCCTCGGCCCTCGCCCTGTCGGCATAGCTGGCCTTGCGGCGGATATTCAGGTCATCGACAAGCTTGCGCAATGCCGCATCGGGAGAGCCGACAAAGCCCAGATAACCGTCCATCTTCTCACCGATCGCGCCATTCGCGCGCGCGGCGGCATAGGCGGGATCGCGCTGCACGGCAGAGGCCGGAGCGGCAAGCATGCCGGTTGCGGTGACGGCAGTGGCGGCGATGGCCACCACTGCCAGGCCGGCAGCGGAAAGAATTCTATTACGGGCCATCAGAAAATCTCCGGATTATCCTCTATGTTCTGTTCGGCGGAATCGACCAGCCGGTAGAGCACTTCCTGTTTGATATTGATGTTGAGCTCGATCACGATCGCATCGTTGGGTGCGTTCACATTAATGCACCCCGCCAGCGGCGCGGCCATTGTCAACGCCAGTGCGATATTGCGCAAAGCCCGATATCCAGATCCATGCTCCTTCATGGCGGGACCAGTCGCAGCGCGTATTGCCTGCGTCAATCCGGTCGACGCTTCTATGGCACGGTTCATGGCACGGTCTCGCTTTCGGCATTGTGAATAGAGGGTTTAACCGGCGGCAAGCCAGCGACCAGATCGCCTTGCGGAGCCGGAGGAATTTCGGGAGCTTCGGGGTCGGACACCAATGCACCGCCCTCTTCCTTCAACAGGCCCAGTTCGCGCGGATCGCGCACCGAAGCCGGATCGTACAGCGATTTCAGGCTGGAGAGCAGCTGATAGAAGGGCGCGCGTATATTGACGTTAAAGCGCACCGGCAGGCTGGCGAGCTTGCGGGTCAGAATGTTCTTCGACGCCGCCTCGCCCTGACTGACCCCGTCGATTCGCACGCGGGTGACGATCTCCCCTTCCAGCGCGCCGTCCATGCCAATGGTCATGTTCTTGTAATCCAGCGATTTCAGCGCATCGAAGGCGAAATTGGTGATCGCGGACATATCCTCATAGCTGAGCGCCCCGACATAGGAGAGATTGCCGCCCGGCGCGCGCGATTGCAGGAACCCTTCCTCGATCCGCCCGCCCGCCTTGTCGAACACCACGGGCAAGGTGCCGTCGAACGTGCCGGTTGCCGACAGATTGGCCATTTCCATCCTTTCGAGGAAGCGCGCCGCATCCAGCCCCTCGATCACGAAGACATAGCGCCGCGTCTCGTCCGCGCCCAATGTCATGCGCACGGGCCGCAATTCCAGCGTGCCGCCGACAAAGGGCCATTTGCCCGAATGAAAGGCAAAGACATTCCCTTCCTCAAGAGCATAGCGGATCACGCCGTTTTCGACCGGAATGCCGGGATTGATTTCGGCCACGGTGATCGTCTGGTCGGGCGCGGTGACCATGCCCATCAGATCGGTAAAGCGGATCGTTCCCGCCATGCCCTTGACCGGTCCGAATGCCGCCGCGAAATCGAGCGAGGCCGTGGTGAACTGGCCGGTGGACGTAATGCCTTGCGCGCTCCAGTCGATCCGCCCGCTGCCATCGACCCGCCCCTGCATATTGGCGACCACGCCCAGCGCCAGCGGGGTGATATCGGTCGGTTGCAGGCCCTCATCGAAACGCAGCCCGTCAACCGTCAGATCGGCATGGCCCGTCCCGCTGCCCAGATCATGCGCGATATCGACGGCGGTAACCTGCCTGCCGGTCGTTTCCTCGCGCAGCAGGGCTTGCGCCGCGATCCGGTTGTCGGCCAGCCTTAAGGTCGCCCC
Coding sequences:
- a CDS encoding YdbL family protein, coding for MARNRILSAAGLAVVAIAATAVTATGMLAAPASAVQRDPAYAAARANGAIGEKMDGYLGFVGSPDAALRKLVDDLNIRRKASYADRARAEGVTIEEFAFAQGCILIARTSAGEKYQAPDGSWQTRGAGAARLDPRCPSVG
- a CDS encoding YnbE family lipoprotein; the encoded protein is MKEHGSGYRALRNIALALTMAAPLAGCINVNAPNDAIVIELNINIKQEVLYRLVDSAEQNIEDNPEIF